In a genomic window of Chloroflexaceae bacterium:
- a CDS encoding BMP family ABC transporter substrate-binding protein → MRLSLHRRLALLFAVALLAACGQAPAAQPTTAPAAEPATAPAAPQPTAAPAAEEYVFGMVLVGPINDGGWNQAHFEGARYVETKVPGTRLVYIDKVNPADRPNVKVEQAIEELISQGAKFIITNSAEFADGTNTAAAAHPDVYFLHASGDAVLRGVAPPNVTNLMGRMEYGKMIAGCAAALQSEAGKIAYLGPLIDPETRRLVNSAYLGAKYCWETYRGKPADSLAFKVTWIGFWFNIPGVTLDPTKVATDFINEGYDVIISGIDTTEGIVEANKASQAGKKVWAVPYDYREACAQGEAVCLGVPFFNWGPRYAEIIADARAGKFTPQWEWIGPDWSDINNPETSMVGFVKGPALTAENAGILDEFIGKLADGSLNLFTGPLNYQDGTVFVPAGQVADDKTIWYTEQLLEGIEGQSAP, encoded by the coding sequence ATGCGACTGTCTCTCCACCGTCGGCTTGCGCTGCTGTTTGCCGTTGCTCTCCTGGCGGCGTGCGGCCAGGCGCCCGCCGCTCAGCCCACTACGGCCCCCGCCGCCGAACCCGCCACGGCGCCCGCCGCTCCACAGCCCACCGCGGCCCCCGCCGCCGAGGAATATGTCTTCGGGATGGTGCTGGTTGGCCCGATTAACGACGGCGGCTGGAACCAGGCCCACTTTGAGGGCGCCAGATACGTTGAGACGAAGGTTCCGGGCACGCGCCTGGTCTACATTGACAAGGTGAACCCGGCCGACCGCCCGAATGTTAAAGTGGAACAGGCGATCGAAGAGCTGATCAGCCAGGGAGCAAAGTTCATCATTACCAACTCGGCTGAATTCGCCGATGGAACGAACACAGCCGCCGCAGCGCATCCGGACGTTTATTTTCTGCATGCTTCAGGCGATGCGGTGCTGCGCGGCGTCGCCCCGCCCAATGTGACAAACCTGATGGGCCGGATGGAATACGGCAAGATGATCGCCGGCTGCGCCGCCGCACTGCAGAGTGAGGCGGGCAAAATCGCCTACCTCGGCCCCCTGATCGACCCGGAGACGCGCCGGCTGGTCAATTCGGCCTATTTGGGAGCAAAATATTGCTGGGAAACCTACCGCGGCAAGCCTGCAGATAGCCTGGCCTTCAAGGTGACGTGGATCGGCTTCTGGTTCAACATTCCCGGTGTGACGCTCGACCCCACCAAGGTCGCCACCGATTTCATTAATGAGGGCTACGATGTGATTATTTCGGGCATTGACACCACCGAAGGGATCGTCGAGGCCAACAAGGCGTCGCAGGCGGGCAAGAAGGTCTGGGCGGTGCCCTATGACTATCGCGAGGCCTGCGCCCAGGGCGAGGCGGTCTGTCTGGGGGTGCCTTTCTTTAACTGGGGGCCGCGCTACGCCGAGATTATCGCCGACGCGCGGGCGGGCAAGTTTACGCCGCAGTGGGAGTGGATCGGCCCCGACTGGAGCGACATCAATAATCCCGAGACGAGCATGGTCGGCTTTGTGAAAGGGCCGGCGCTCACAGCGGAGAACGCGGGGATCCTGGACGAGTTTATCGGAAAACTGGCCGACGGCAGTCTGAACCTCTTTACCGGTCCGCTCAACTATCAGGATGGGACGGTGTTCGTGCCCGCGGGGCAGGTGGCCGATGATAAGACTATCTGGTATACCGAGCAGTTGCTTGAAGGCATCGAGGGGCAGAGCGCGCCGTAG